In Osmia bicornis bicornis chromosome 1, iOsmBic2.1, whole genome shotgun sequence, the following proteins share a genomic window:
- the LOC114870947 gene encoding uncharacterized protein LOC114870947 isoform X2: MDMKMKYKSLPPLVEGKIYGYLKLVIDEVIWLKKYLGEISVFVSWWGETDKAQFRPADITRNVIRSQQETTTIYAIRTNINLFEEYIKNCESIELVIVDEETDTVIGTSQIADLLEICKSRAYFKYVPIINNSGNKIGELHISMKLEHVAKSLNIQLKSCKHDNKQVISDTIHDVTNDKYITCRKLKSEENEIYKSVLKSRRLEFQEPAKRFNNEVTDKLVAAVVARAQRLRGALLKETHNEDVFIFNDNLLSNSLQSHISTEEQTKLCEYLLGQDMTSSDESKALCTFRSTSVTPNLIDDRSNYLKTCKYDNKLSTSSNTSPTPTNSSVNEILSEKRLCSSSKEVATFKNIDYIRIFVKSFTLSPAGYRRVKSSSLSHDDNNFLSATYFVQYDMTFNYIREIDKKWVKENRPIRICSKKQTKQVIYFNHDGIYGILKSKPSIEYIIKFKLFVRHLNKKSLIELGTATMHIDDIMKNKNSSIAQSLIVVNKGIKVGELSVIVELDSDSSHFGQHIDGIISTKKDMSIPETQELFTEDSNKEGKNVTGNHTKTSNQRPSTSMRKIDHLTNTSDLFATRNVPQYKTRNTDDKTVDVTNQEHTIEDKVLLHGLIYIAEGKQLPEVNTYLICRAFWREDKIKSQVCNNTTTPFYNFCQLVPLLYGLAKLSLHQFYIAYRDPRVLSHLLLSKYPVVGVDGWVPIVDPVTSQSYGQLLALVALGTAEQIALLEMSKGLRNMSVIPRTIVSESASNCTEHLLTPQQPMQNPKQLQSNFETNATDSTMRRLYSPNLRTQECQTDISTVKEFKFNKESQEEVSDPEYSLSHNVIDHSTQVFNVNKAIIDQAAQTETDLEEKKRIDAEEQTCINELYFNNASDDSDNNSIKHNFQLPTNTYRSVGVGAEYDEESDQQVNTAHSNTTFNLPSVIHIENEANSSCNQTTFRAIVEIECALHLPKVEKANETIEPSTYVSFQANKFDSLKHSNSYTVTNVVPRSCNPKWNWKCDTKLSTELLLHDEKRLILKIWRIFDPDISMQINLENDIVIGFSAIDLSILLSGFPTVSGWFHIMDFTGKCNGQIKVCITPLDNLVLLGKPTTLSTTRLPICTVSQLSELSPCNYEMQYANAEENDTNYSTSIPTQEEDKSEYSENQLNNHVTHVGLEDMSMSFLSLSLKQKLTELDEITKRLKSRLRDVTNTAFDDDFENEFDLNEPNSDNENNDSKTTNPLVSNASTNNNDITHQSEKSLPRNTNPIAIENQNISSGSDIQNHLPETYINCSRTINYEIMKPGSSKASNFCRKRNLSNNNYCARHQNDYSVENIRTSDNVLSDCPERGTRTHINYLLDKLSLDFPEQSHSSKVIPMKKNVTSNTQQNNTSITFQSNNKCDQEVKVYTVPTQTDNVDEENIEHSKSQMGNCITIDEDDDCNDRDSPEVFTQSQIPNKMSTVIREELVAEESNNTSRCDELTTYLVTSNIRHMDLNNIFNPLLYQHLVPDLHHLNPSSEEEIVEQLDNRYSKAFNASISSRLNKVQSLMEINISPENTDLFRITPSGVSENINDSLDLTVLHKSNYNHLLTSNSAESTTTITTEKSLIKLTDAEATENSCSTSSETSVLSRQAPDGGNPVEDIMKPLIVQQQSETQDSSSSSCN; the protein is encoded by the exons atggatatgaaaatgaaatacaaatcACTACCGCCATTAGTGGAGGGCAAAATTTATGGTTACTTAAAGCTGGTTATAGATGAAGTTATTTggttaaaaaaatatcttgGTGAGATCAGTGTATTTGTATCGTGGTGGGGAGAAACGGATAAAGCTCAATTTAG accAGCAGATATTACAAGGAATGTTATAAGATCTCAACAAGAAACAACCACAATTTATGCCATTCGTAcaaatataaatctttttgAAGAATATATTAAGAACTGTGAATCTATAGAATTAGTCATTGTTGACGAGGAAACCGATACAGTTATAGGAACATCTCAAATTGCAGATTTATTAGAAATTTGTAAAAGTAGAgcatattttaaatatgttccaattataaataattctggaaataaaataggagaattacatatttctatgAAATTAGAGCATGTTGCAAAATCtttaaatatacaattaaaatcATGCAAGCATGATAATAAACAAGTTATTTCTGATACTATACATGATGTGACAAATGACAAATATATAACATGCAGAAAATTGAAAtctgaagaaaatgaaatttacaaaTCTGTTTTAAAATCAAGAAGACTAGAATTTCAAGAACCTGCAAAGAGATTTAATAATGAAGTAACAGATAAACTTGTAGCTGCAGTTGTAGCAAGAGCACAAAGACTTAGAGGTGCTTTACTAAAGGAAACACATAATGAAGATGTTTTTAtctttaatgataatttattaagtAACAGTTTACAATCTCATATTTCTACTGAAGAGCAAACAAAATTATGTGAATATCTTCTAGGTCAAGACATGACTTCTTCAGATGAAAGTAAAGCATTATGTACTTTCAGATCAACATCTGTGACTCCTAATTTAATAGATGATAGATCTAATTACTTAAAAACCTGtaaatatgataataaattaaGTACATCAAGTAATACATCTCCTACACCAACCAATTCTTCAGTAAATGAAATACTATCAGAAAAAAGACTATGCAGTAGTTCAAAAG AGGTTGCAACATTTAAGAATATAGATTACATTAGGATTTTTGTGAAATCATTTACTTTAAGCCCTGCTGGTTATAGAAGGGTTAAATCTTCTTCATTATCGc atgatgataataattttctttctgcAACATATTTTGTTCAATATGATATGACTTTTAATTATATCAGAGAAATAGATAAAAAGTGGGTGAAAGAAAACAGACCTATAAGAATATGTTCTAAAAAGCAAACAAAGCAAG taatttatttcaatcacGATGGTATATATGGAATATTAAAATCGAAACCGTCCATAgagtatattattaaatttaaattatttgttcGCCATCTTAATAAAAAATCGTTAATCGAGTTGGGAACCGCTACTATGCACATTGATgatattatgaaaaataaaaattcgagtatTGCACAGTCTTTAATTGTTGttaataaaggaataaaagtaGGCGAATTGAGTGTAATTGTAGAATTAGATTCAGATTCTAGTCATTTTGGACAACATATTG ATGGTATAATATCTACCAAGAAGGACATGTCTATCCCGGAAACACAAGAATTATTCACCGAGGATAGTAATAAAGAAGGTAAAAATGTCACAGGAAATCATACTAAAACGAGTAATCAGAGACCATCAACTTCGATGAGAAAAATAGATCACTTAACTAATACTAGTGATTTATTTGCTACAAGAAATGTACCACAGTATAAGACGAGAAATACAGATGATAAAACGGTTGATGTTACAAATCAAGAACATACTATCGAGGATAAG GTTTTACTTCACGGTCTAATATATATTGCTGAAGGAAAGCAACTACCGGAAGTAAATACGTATTTAATATGTAGAGCATTTTGGAGAGAGGATAAGATTAAAAGTCAAGTTTGCAACAATACAACAACTCcgttttataatttttgtcaA ctAGTGCCTCTTCTTTACG GATTGGCAAAATTGTCTCTTCATCAGTTTTATATTGCTTATAGAGATCCACGCGTACTGTCTCATTTGTTATTGTCTAAG TATCCTGTAGTAGGTGTTGATGGATGGGTACCAATTGTGGATCCTGTTACTAGTCAATCTTACGGTCAATTGCTCGCATTAGTAGCTCTTGGAACTGCCGAACAAATTGCATTGCTAGAAATGTCTAAAGGTTTAAGAAATATGTCTGTTATACCGCGAACAATAGTTTCAGAAAGCGCTTCTAATTGCACAGAACATTTACTGACTCCTCAACAGCCAATGCAGAATCCGAAACAATTGCAGTCTAACTTTGAAACAAACGCTACTGATAGTACTATGAGAAGATTGTATTCTCCAAATTTAAGAACTCAAGAATGTCAAACAGACATTTCTACTGTTAAGGAATTTAAGTTTAATAAAGAGTCACAAGAAGAGGTTTCAGATCCAGAATATTCTCTGTCGCATAATGTAATTGATCATTCAACGCAAGtttttaatgttaataaaGCAATCATAGATCAAGCAGCACAAACTGAAACAGatttggaagaaaaaaaacgaATAGATGCTGAAGAGCAAACATGTATAAATgaattgtattttaataatgCTTCTGATGATAGcgataataacagtatcaaaCATAATTTTCAGTTACCTACAAACACCTATAGAAGTGTTGGTGTTGGTGCTGAATATGATGAAGAAAGTGATCAACAAGTGAACACTGCTCACAGCAATACAACATTTAATTTACCAAGTGTAATTCATATAGAAAACGAAGCAAATTCTTCGTGTAACCAAACAACATTCAGGGCTATTGTAGAAATTGAATGTGCTTTACATTTGCCAAAGGTAGAAAAAGCAAATGAAACTATTGAACCAAGCACATATGTATCATTTCAGGCCAATAAATTTGACTCTTTAAAACATTCAAATTCATACACGGTTACTAATGTTGTTCCACGTAGTTGTAATCCTAAATGGAACTGGAAATGTGATACTAAACTATCAACGGAATTGCTCTTACAT gatGAAAAGAGGTTGATCTTAAAAATTTGGCGTATATTTGACCCAGATATTAGTATGCAAATAAATTTAGAGAACGATATTGTTATAGGATTTTCTGCCATTGATCTTTCTATTTTACTTAGCGGTTTTCCTACTGTATCTGGTTGGTTTCATATAATGGATTTCACTGGAAAATGCAACGGCCAAATAAAA GTATGTATAACACCGCTGGATAATTTAGTTCTACTCGGGAAACCGACAACGCTAAGTACAACGCGACTGCCAATATGTACCGTATCTCAATTGAGTGAACTTTCGCCGTGTAATTATGAAATGCAGTATGCTAATGCGGAAGAAAATGACACTAATTACAGTACATCGATACCTACACAGGAAGAAGATAAATCAGAGTATAGTGAAAATCAGTTAAACAATCATGTAACACATGTTGGTCTTGAAGATATGTCTATGTCATTTTTGTCTTTATCTTTGAA ACAAAAACTAACCGAACTGGATGAAATTACGAAACGTTTAAAGTCACGATTGCGTGATGTCACAAATACAGCTTTTGATGACGATTTCGAAAATGAGTTTGATTTGAACGAACCGAATAGTGATAACGAAAATAATGACTCTAAAACTACAAATCCTCTTGTATCTAATGCGTCAACCAATAACAACGATATAACACATCAGTCAGAAAAAAGCTTACCACGTAATACAAATCCTATAGCGattgaaaatcaaaatatATCGAGTGGAAGTGACATTCAGAATCACTTACCCGAGACATATATTAATTGCAGTAGaacaattaattatgaaataatgaaacCTGGTTCTTCCAAAGCATCGAATTTTTGTAGAAAAcgaaatttatcaaataataattactgTGCGCGACATCAAAACGATTATTCAGTAGAAAATATCAGAACATCGGATAATGTTTTGAGTGATTGCCCAGAACGTGGAACAAGAACTCATATAAATTACTTGCTTGATAAATTATCTTTAGACTTTCCCGAGCAATCACATTCAAGTAAAGTTATACCaatgaagaaaaatgttaCTAGTAATACACAACAAAATAATACAAGTATCACTTTtcaaagtaataataaatgtgaCCAAGAAGTTAAAGTATATACTGTACCTACTCAAACAGATAATGTAgatgaagaaaatattgaacaTTCTAAAAGCCAAATGGGAAATTGTATAACCATTGACGAAGATGATGACTGTAATGATAGAGATTCGCCTGAGGTATTTACACAATCACAAATTCCTAATAAAATGTCAACAGTAATCCGTGAAGAATTAGTTGCTGAAGAAAGTAATAATACATCAAGATGTGACGAATTAACAACTTACCTTGTAACTTCAAACATTCGTCATATggatttaaataatatttttaatccaCTTTTGTATCAACATTTGGTACCAGACTTACATCATTTAAATCCATCATCAGAGGAAGAGATTGTTGAACAACTAGATAACCGTTATAGCAAAGCTTTTAATGCATCAATAAGTAGTAGATTAAACAAAGTGCAAAGCTTAATGGAGATTAATATATCTCCGGAAAATACTGATCTATTTAGGATAACACCATCCGGAGTGTCAGAAAACATTAATGACAGCCTTGACTTAACTGTTCTTCATAAATCTAATTACAACCATCTACTTACAAGTAATAGTGCAGAATCAACTACAACTATAACAACTGAAAAATCGCTAATAAAATTAACTGATGCAGAAGCGACTGAAAATAGTTGTTCTACTTCTTCCGAAACGTCGGTACTTTCAAGACAAGCTCCTGATGGTGGTAACCCGGTTGAAGATATTATGAAACCATTAATTGTACAGCAACAAAGTGAAACTCAAGATTCTTCTTCAAGTAGTTGTAATTAA
- the LOC114870947 gene encoding uncharacterized protein LOC114870947 isoform X1, with product MDMKMKYKSLPPLVEGKIYGYLKLVIDEVIWLKKYLGEISVFVSWWGETDKAQFRPADITRNVIRSQQETTTIYAIRTNINLFEEYIKNCESIELVIVDEETDTVIGTSQIADLLEICKSRAYFKYVPIINNSGNKIGELHISMKLEHVAKSLNIQLKSCKHDNKQVISDTIHDVTNDKYITCRKLKSEENEIYKSVLKSRRLEFQEPAKRFNNEVTDKLVAAVVARAQRLRGALLKETHNEDVFIFNDNLLSNSLQSHISTEEQTKLCEYLLGQDMTSSDESKALCTFRSTSVTPNLIDDRSNYLKTCKYDNKLSTSSNTSPTPTNSSVNEILSEKRLCSSSKEVATFKNIDYIRIFVKSFTLSPAGYRRVKSSSLSHDDNNFLSATYFVQYDMTFNYIREIDKKWVKENRPIRICSKKQTKQVIYFNHDGIYGILKSKPSIEYIIKFKLFVRHLNKKSLIELGTATMHIDDIMKNKNSSIAQSLIVVNKGIKVGELSVIVELDSDSSHFGQHIDGIISTKKDMSIPETQELFTEDSNKEGKNVTGNHTKTSNQRPSTSMRKIDHLTNTSDLFATRNVPQYKTRNTDDKTVDVTNQEHTIEDKVLLHGLIYIAEGKQLPEVNTYLICRAFWREDKIKSQVCNNTTTPFYNFCQLVPLLYGNDLLDRIKDNYIIIEVYYRNNNVDNLLGLAKLSLHQFYIAYRDPRVLSHLLLSKYPVVGVDGWVPIVDPVTSQSYGQLLALVALGTAEQIALLEMSKGLRNMSVIPRTIVSESASNCTEHLLTPQQPMQNPKQLQSNFETNATDSTMRRLYSPNLRTQECQTDISTVKEFKFNKESQEEVSDPEYSLSHNVIDHSTQVFNVNKAIIDQAAQTETDLEEKKRIDAEEQTCINELYFNNASDDSDNNSIKHNFQLPTNTYRSVGVGAEYDEESDQQVNTAHSNTTFNLPSVIHIENEANSSCNQTTFRAIVEIECALHLPKVEKANETIEPSTYVSFQANKFDSLKHSNSYTVTNVVPRSCNPKWNWKCDTKLSTELLLHDEKRLILKIWRIFDPDISMQINLENDIVIGFSAIDLSILLSGFPTVSGWFHIMDFTGKCNGQIKVCITPLDNLVLLGKPTTLSTTRLPICTVSQLSELSPCNYEMQYANAEENDTNYSTSIPTQEEDKSEYSENQLNNHVTHVGLEDMSMSFLSLSLKQKLTELDEITKRLKSRLRDVTNTAFDDDFENEFDLNEPNSDNENNDSKTTNPLVSNASTNNNDITHQSEKSLPRNTNPIAIENQNISSGSDIQNHLPETYINCSRTINYEIMKPGSSKASNFCRKRNLSNNNYCARHQNDYSVENIRTSDNVLSDCPERGTRTHINYLLDKLSLDFPEQSHSSKVIPMKKNVTSNTQQNNTSITFQSNNKCDQEVKVYTVPTQTDNVDEENIEHSKSQMGNCITIDEDDDCNDRDSPEVFTQSQIPNKMSTVIREELVAEESNNTSRCDELTTYLVTSNIRHMDLNNIFNPLLYQHLVPDLHHLNPSSEEEIVEQLDNRYSKAFNASISSRLNKVQSLMEINISPENTDLFRITPSGVSENINDSLDLTVLHKSNYNHLLTSNSAESTTTITTEKSLIKLTDAEATENSCSTSSETSVLSRQAPDGGNPVEDIMKPLIVQQQSETQDSSSSSCN from the exons atggatatgaaaatgaaatacaaatcACTACCGCCATTAGTGGAGGGCAAAATTTATGGTTACTTAAAGCTGGTTATAGATGAAGTTATTTggttaaaaaaatatcttgGTGAGATCAGTGTATTTGTATCGTGGTGGGGAGAAACGGATAAAGCTCAATTTAG accAGCAGATATTACAAGGAATGTTATAAGATCTCAACAAGAAACAACCACAATTTATGCCATTCGTAcaaatataaatctttttgAAGAATATATTAAGAACTGTGAATCTATAGAATTAGTCATTGTTGACGAGGAAACCGATACAGTTATAGGAACATCTCAAATTGCAGATTTATTAGAAATTTGTAAAAGTAGAgcatattttaaatatgttccaattataaataattctggaaataaaataggagaattacatatttctatgAAATTAGAGCATGTTGCAAAATCtttaaatatacaattaaaatcATGCAAGCATGATAATAAACAAGTTATTTCTGATACTATACATGATGTGACAAATGACAAATATATAACATGCAGAAAATTGAAAtctgaagaaaatgaaatttacaaaTCTGTTTTAAAATCAAGAAGACTAGAATTTCAAGAACCTGCAAAGAGATTTAATAATGAAGTAACAGATAAACTTGTAGCTGCAGTTGTAGCAAGAGCACAAAGACTTAGAGGTGCTTTACTAAAGGAAACACATAATGAAGATGTTTTTAtctttaatgataatttattaagtAACAGTTTACAATCTCATATTTCTACTGAAGAGCAAACAAAATTATGTGAATATCTTCTAGGTCAAGACATGACTTCTTCAGATGAAAGTAAAGCATTATGTACTTTCAGATCAACATCTGTGACTCCTAATTTAATAGATGATAGATCTAATTACTTAAAAACCTGtaaatatgataataaattaaGTACATCAAGTAATACATCTCCTACACCAACCAATTCTTCAGTAAATGAAATACTATCAGAAAAAAGACTATGCAGTAGTTCAAAAG AGGTTGCAACATTTAAGAATATAGATTACATTAGGATTTTTGTGAAATCATTTACTTTAAGCCCTGCTGGTTATAGAAGGGTTAAATCTTCTTCATTATCGc atgatgataataattttctttctgcAACATATTTTGTTCAATATGATATGACTTTTAATTATATCAGAGAAATAGATAAAAAGTGGGTGAAAGAAAACAGACCTATAAGAATATGTTCTAAAAAGCAAACAAAGCAAG taatttatttcaatcacGATGGTATATATGGAATATTAAAATCGAAACCGTCCATAgagtatattattaaatttaaattatttgttcGCCATCTTAATAAAAAATCGTTAATCGAGTTGGGAACCGCTACTATGCACATTGATgatattatgaaaaataaaaattcgagtatTGCACAGTCTTTAATTGTTGttaataaaggaataaaagtaGGCGAATTGAGTGTAATTGTAGAATTAGATTCAGATTCTAGTCATTTTGGACAACATATTG ATGGTATAATATCTACCAAGAAGGACATGTCTATCCCGGAAACACAAGAATTATTCACCGAGGATAGTAATAAAGAAGGTAAAAATGTCACAGGAAATCATACTAAAACGAGTAATCAGAGACCATCAACTTCGATGAGAAAAATAGATCACTTAACTAATACTAGTGATTTATTTGCTACAAGAAATGTACCACAGTATAAGACGAGAAATACAGATGATAAAACGGTTGATGTTACAAATCAAGAACATACTATCGAGGATAAG GTTTTACTTCACGGTCTAATATATATTGCTGAAGGAAAGCAACTACCGGAAGTAAATACGTATTTAATATGTAGAGCATTTTGGAGAGAGGATAAGATTAAAAGTCAAGTTTGCAACAATACAACAACTCcgttttataatttttgtcaA ctAGTGCCTCTTCTTTACGGTAATGATTTATTAGATCGCATTAAGGACAATTACATAATCATCGAAGTTTACtatagaaataataatgtaGATAATTTATTAGGATTGGCAAAATTGTCTCTTCATCAGTTTTATATTGCTTATAGAGATCCACGCGTACTGTCTCATTTGTTATTGTCTAAG TATCCTGTAGTAGGTGTTGATGGATGGGTACCAATTGTGGATCCTGTTACTAGTCAATCTTACGGTCAATTGCTCGCATTAGTAGCTCTTGGAACTGCCGAACAAATTGCATTGCTAGAAATGTCTAAAGGTTTAAGAAATATGTCTGTTATACCGCGAACAATAGTTTCAGAAAGCGCTTCTAATTGCACAGAACATTTACTGACTCCTCAACAGCCAATGCAGAATCCGAAACAATTGCAGTCTAACTTTGAAACAAACGCTACTGATAGTACTATGAGAAGATTGTATTCTCCAAATTTAAGAACTCAAGAATGTCAAACAGACATTTCTACTGTTAAGGAATTTAAGTTTAATAAAGAGTCACAAGAAGAGGTTTCAGATCCAGAATATTCTCTGTCGCATAATGTAATTGATCATTCAACGCAAGtttttaatgttaataaaGCAATCATAGATCAAGCAGCACAAACTGAAACAGatttggaagaaaaaaaacgaATAGATGCTGAAGAGCAAACATGTATAAATgaattgtattttaataatgCTTCTGATGATAGcgataataacagtatcaaaCATAATTTTCAGTTACCTACAAACACCTATAGAAGTGTTGGTGTTGGTGCTGAATATGATGAAGAAAGTGATCAACAAGTGAACACTGCTCACAGCAATACAACATTTAATTTACCAAGTGTAATTCATATAGAAAACGAAGCAAATTCTTCGTGTAACCAAACAACATTCAGGGCTATTGTAGAAATTGAATGTGCTTTACATTTGCCAAAGGTAGAAAAAGCAAATGAAACTATTGAACCAAGCACATATGTATCATTTCAGGCCAATAAATTTGACTCTTTAAAACATTCAAATTCATACACGGTTACTAATGTTGTTCCACGTAGTTGTAATCCTAAATGGAACTGGAAATGTGATACTAAACTATCAACGGAATTGCTCTTACAT gatGAAAAGAGGTTGATCTTAAAAATTTGGCGTATATTTGACCCAGATATTAGTATGCAAATAAATTTAGAGAACGATATTGTTATAGGATTTTCTGCCATTGATCTTTCTATTTTACTTAGCGGTTTTCCTACTGTATCTGGTTGGTTTCATATAATGGATTTCACTGGAAAATGCAACGGCCAAATAAAA GTATGTATAACACCGCTGGATAATTTAGTTCTACTCGGGAAACCGACAACGCTAAGTACAACGCGACTGCCAATATGTACCGTATCTCAATTGAGTGAACTTTCGCCGTGTAATTATGAAATGCAGTATGCTAATGCGGAAGAAAATGACACTAATTACAGTACATCGATACCTACACAGGAAGAAGATAAATCAGAGTATAGTGAAAATCAGTTAAACAATCATGTAACACATGTTGGTCTTGAAGATATGTCTATGTCATTTTTGTCTTTATCTTTGAA ACAAAAACTAACCGAACTGGATGAAATTACGAAACGTTTAAAGTCACGATTGCGTGATGTCACAAATACAGCTTTTGATGACGATTTCGAAAATGAGTTTGATTTGAACGAACCGAATAGTGATAACGAAAATAATGACTCTAAAACTACAAATCCTCTTGTATCTAATGCGTCAACCAATAACAACGATATAACACATCAGTCAGAAAAAAGCTTACCACGTAATACAAATCCTATAGCGattgaaaatcaaaatatATCGAGTGGAAGTGACATTCAGAATCACTTACCCGAGACATATATTAATTGCAGTAGaacaattaattatgaaataatgaaacCTGGTTCTTCCAAAGCATCGAATTTTTGTAGAAAAcgaaatttatcaaataataattactgTGCGCGACATCAAAACGATTATTCAGTAGAAAATATCAGAACATCGGATAATGTTTTGAGTGATTGCCCAGAACGTGGAACAAGAACTCATATAAATTACTTGCTTGATAAATTATCTTTAGACTTTCCCGAGCAATCACATTCAAGTAAAGTTATACCaatgaagaaaaatgttaCTAGTAATACACAACAAAATAATACAAGTATCACTTTtcaaagtaataataaatgtgaCCAAGAAGTTAAAGTATATACTGTACCTACTCAAACAGATAATGTAgatgaagaaaatattgaacaTTCTAAAAGCCAAATGGGAAATTGTATAACCATTGACGAAGATGATGACTGTAATGATAGAGATTCGCCTGAGGTATTTACACAATCACAAATTCCTAATAAAATGTCAACAGTAATCCGTGAAGAATTAGTTGCTGAAGAAAGTAATAATACATCAAGATGTGACGAATTAACAACTTACCTTGTAACTTCAAACATTCGTCATATggatttaaataatatttttaatccaCTTTTGTATCAACATTTGGTACCAGACTTACATCATTTAAATCCATCATCAGAGGAAGAGATTGTTGAACAACTAGATAACCGTTATAGCAAAGCTTTTAATGCATCAATAAGTAGTAGATTAAACAAAGTGCAAAGCTTAATGGAGATTAATATATCTCCGGAAAATACTGATCTATTTAGGATAACACCATCCGGAGTGTCAGAAAACATTAATGACAGCCTTGACTTAACTGTTCTTCATAAATCTAATTACAACCATCTACTTACAAGTAATAGTGCAGAATCAACTACAACTATAACAACTGAAAAATCGCTAATAAAATTAACTGATGCAGAAGCGACTGAAAATAGTTGTTCTACTTCTTCCGAAACGTCGGTACTTTCAAGACAAGCTCCTGATGGTGGTAACCCGGTTGAAGATATTATGAAACCATTAATTGTACAGCAACAAAGTGAAACTCAAGATTCTTCTTCAAGTAGTTGTAATTAA